In Balaenoptera musculus isolate JJ_BM4_2016_0621 chromosome 16, mBalMus1.pri.v3, whole genome shotgun sequence, the DNA window TGAACTGAGAGAGGGCcatcaggaggaggagccagtgaaggtggaggagaagacaatgtttgtttttcataCTCCAGTGCTGTGAGAGTCCCTCTGGGGCAGGGACTGCAactccctcctctgtgcccagTCCTATCCCAACCACCCCAGTTAGACTCCCGAGCAGTGTACCTGGAACATAGTCGGTGGGACTCAATGAATGTTAGTTGAACGATTCGAGAAGAATGGCCGGCCAAAGCTGGACTCTTAGGGAATGGCCACAACTAGCAGAAAGGTAAAGAAGCAAGTAAAGGATACAGAGTTGATGTGGTCAGAAAAGTCAATCAACCTAATATCTTACATTATAACATATctacatttacaaaatatttacattttacaaacaTCAGAGGAGAGGTTCAAGAAGGAAGTACTGGTTAGGTATCAAATGTAAGAAAGCAAAGAGGATGACAGAGAAAAGGTTGAATTTGGCAGTTAGGTCATAACTCTGGGCCCATAACTTAGAGATGAAAAGGCTGAGAAGCTACAGAATTAATAATGGAGTATTAAGGAAttactaattcattcattcaaacctctgagcacctactgtgtgccaggtactatatGAGTTGCTTGGTTAGATAGCTACTGTTTTGTGAGGTTTAGGTGAAAGGACAGAAACCTAATAGCAGTTACTGGGTACTGTAGAGTCAGGTAGGGGTCTCTTAAGGATAGGGGAGACCTAAGCATCATTTGCAGGGTGAGAAGGAACTtaggaaaatggaaggaaagaaaggtggCAAGCAAGAGAGACAAGCTCAGGAGATGATATCAAAGTGAAGGGATTAGAtttagaaaaagggaaagagttcaaaaagaaggaaatggaagaataaatagaGGCAAATATATACAAGGTGAGTGGGCCACAGAGTGAAAGCACCCTAATCATGCCACACTGTCTAAGAGGTTAAGGGAAGACGAGTCACTTAGAGTGAACTTAGGGGTGAAATGAGGAACTTACTAGCACCACCACTCACATGCTCAGCCAACTTTTAACAGCAGCTATtcaaaattattcattcattaagtaTCTGAAATTCTCATTcttctattattatatataaaggaCTTCAATGTGGACATGGCTCACCAACCTTGTGACAGATTCTAGGATAGACTTGACTTTAGATAGTCCTTCTTTACCAAAATACACCACTGTGAGATGAATTCTCTTGTCCTGATGAATACATACATCCCTaacagaattgaaaaataaagttcattCAGGAAAATATATGAGGCACTACTCATTCAGAAAGCAATCACATGAAGctttaacaagaaaacaaatgaagcatTACTCATTTAGAATGAAATCACACAAAGCTTTAAGTAAATGTAAAACTGGCAATATTGCTGaattttgccatattttaaaacatttttggaacTTTTGCTTTGGTATTGCCTTCAGAAGCAAATTATAAGCTACTCAAGGAAATAAGTTCAATCAgttcaaaaccaaataaataaataactcaagtTTGGGGTCAAGAGTTACTTTGTCTTCAGATTGGCTAATTAGAGAAATTATACTTATCATCAAGGAGTAAATATTTGTCATGATTGAGATTAGTAACTGTAAAGAATAATGTAGCATCTGAAGGTAATTCCAAGAAAGgcaattaaaaaatgctttaggAAATCAGATCTCAAGCAAGCAATTTCAAAAACGTAAAACTCATTCGGAAGCATGACTTCTAGATATTCTGCAACAGAACTGTGTTAACTAACTTTTACATCCAACAACTTCAATGAGAACAAAGATCGGGACTACAAAGAATTAAAACTATCATACTGAAGTATTAAAAACATGACAATTgtccaattaaaacaaaaaagtaaaacttttctcAAATCGTTACCCTAATATGTAGTTGTTAATTTTTTAACgcttcagcatttaaaaataatgattaaaaaaaagaaaaaaaacttttaaaaactgctatAGTCTCTGCTTCCCAAGATGGAATAACATTCTCCCACACTTACttgaatatttgtatttctaaaatttctttcaattttgaaattcaaattgtTCTCGGGGAATTTTCTGGGGAGACAgtaatgttctatatcttaaAAACTGCTATAGTCTCTGCTTCCCAAGATGGAATAACATTCTCCCACGCTTACttgaatatttgtatttctaaaatttctttcaattttgaaATTCGAATTGTTCTCGGGGAATTTTCTGGGGAGACAgtaatgttctatatcttaacTGGAGAGGCAgttacatgggtgtatacatttgtcaaaagtcatGAAACCTCTATCCTTGGAATATGTcgattttattgtatgtaagttACACGTCAATaacgttatttttaaaaattcaacttgtCCTAAAATGAATTCAAACACGATTATAAAGGTAATCAAATTTAGTTTCTAATAGTTGTCACCCTCAATTTACTTCACAGTTCAAGTTGTCAATAACGCAATATACTATACATGCCTTAAGAAAAAAGGGAATATCAAAACATAAAGTTCCCTAAAGCCTAAAAAATTGTTCTGTAATTCTAAGTAATCATACTCAGTGAaggtaaattaaataaaatggcatgaaatgtgcttttttttttttaggagtgcTCAGTCAAATCACTAAGCCCCGGGAGTTACCTGAAGTTCTGCATAAACTGTGCAAATGCTTCAGTTCTTTCAGCAAGCGGCACAATGATATTAATAATTGATCTAGTAATGTCAATCATCTCGCTCTTCACTTTCATGAGAGGTCCAAAAGGGCGGAAGAGAGTCACATGTCTATATTCCATAAGGTCTGCTTTCTTAAAAAAGAGTTCATACAGTGTGCCCTTATCTCTCTCAGTGCGATAATAACCTAAAGGAAAGAGTTAGGAACAAAGATGTCTCCATGTCAAAGTTTACAAGTTCAATATGACTATTGATTTTACTCAAAGATCAAAAGTGTGATACCAGACTTGtaggatttttatatatttgtgaaaaTTTTATCCCCACAGTACAGTCAACAACAACTGTTTCTTTAAaaggagaggttaaaaaaatgttcaCCACTCTGCTATATTATTCAACCCATAAAGTATGCTCCAAATGACAATGATTCCTTTTCATATATGACTTTAATAGCAGAGCCTATCAACACAGAAaccaaatgattaaaataaagaaattacttCTAGCAATATTAAATTCTGGACCTCAGAGTCAAATCATCTATTACTTGGTTCAGCTTAACAAAAATGAATTGAGTGCatttgtgtcaggcactgatgATATAAAGAGGGCTACATGGTCCCAGTTTTTTGGAAGGGTCAGTCtagtgaggaagacagaaaaataaagaaataacaatacAGTGAtatacacatgcaaacacacaagACTCTGGATAGaatgaagtcagacaaagaaaaatcagtataAATTTAAACATGGTGATATGAGACACCTTTGGGAATAAAGTATGGAAGTCTATTGGGCAATCTGGTTTTTAAGTGTGACACTCAGGAGAGAGGTTAGACCTATAGATGTGTGAGTCAGTCAATATCTGGAAATAAAATGGTGAACAAGATTGACTGGTCCCACTCCTCCTGAGGCTTACAGTGTATCAGGAACTACAAATCAGGAAATGGGCAATGCCATATACTATGACAAGTGCTATGAGATGGGACACAGGGTAGAAGTTAAGAAGTACTGCTATCTTAAACTTGCAGGTTGGAGATCACCTCCCAGAAGAAGTGACATCGAAGCTGAAGTCTGGTAGAGAAACAGGAGTTACTAAATCATtgtaagtaattatttttttttgatgagggAAGTAGCACAATGGAGGAAAAGCAAGGGACAAAATGTGTTCCATGCAGAGAAAAATCCTATAAATGACAGAATCCGAGGAGAGTTATAAGAAAAGCAGAAGCTGCAGAATATAAAACTGGCATAGGTTCCTTCTTTTTTAGGCAGACATGAAGACATTTTACGTATCTTAGTTATCTTATTTCCTCTGCAGCTTTCAATTCTGCCATAAGCTACAAACATATACAGTGAAAAGACAAAAAGCTGAGCTTTCAGAAAAATTACAAGCGTTTGAAAGAAACAACCCATCAAAAATTGCAGGAAGTGACAGGGGAAAAAAGAGGTGGCTATAGGGAGAAGACAGCTAAAATGCCACAGAAAAGCACAAGGCCCTCCCTGATGGCCTCCAAAGGCTCAAggcattatattatattacaacAAGTGATACCCATGATGATttagggtcaaaaaaaaaaaaaaaaactacacgtGGTATACTGTTTACAGAATCAAGCAAAGAGAACTTTCAAGACATATTTGTATCCAAAATGGTTTTAAGTCTACAATTAAATATCTAGCAGGGGGTATTAAGATGGAGACGGGTTGGGATTTATAATTATTCCTATTTATATTAATCAGCaaatatcttaaatttatacaagTGTTCCTCAACTTTTGAGTCATGTCCCATTTTGACATATAAAAATCCTATGCCCTTTCTGCAGTCTGTATTAGGAAAATaggtttatttctttacttttccaaATGCCAAATATGCTTTTCAAAACTATGTATGCCTCTTGATGTTCTGACATGCGTTTCTCCTCCACTCAAAATACAGAACAATCACTAATCTAAATtaggttctttttctttcctttagcaaATGGTTTTCAAATCTTGAGCCTTagttcatacattttaaaaaatataaaaaaggaacatCAAGACCAGTTAAGAGATGAATGCGAATACGTATACGTGCAAATACATATACAACCCTAAGAGCCCTTCAACTTGGGGAGTATTTTGCTATATAAACTTAGATTTATTCTATTTCCCTggtccttattttctattttatcatgATCACATTATAACTTTTTCTAAAAAGCCACTTCAAATTCTTGGTGGAATTTAGTgggtaaaaatttaaatgttttaatactgTGGATAATGACTGACATATTACAGCATACAATAACAGAATTTTGTCATACTAACATAACTATGGACCAGCACTGTTTTCACATTACCTTCTATGAAGTCATTTTCATTAAATACCAGTTTTTCTCCAAGGGGACCATCCTCATCTTCCTGTTCATCATCTTCATCAGGATTATTAATGACCTCCAAGCCAGCTTCAATAACTTCTACCAATTCATCTCGCTTATCTTTTCTAACTGGTTTTTCCTCAGGATGGCGAGTGAGACCCATTTCCAACTGGAATACTTTCATTAAGGTAAAACTTTCAAAGGGAATGACTCCATACTCACTAGGCAGTTTGGCTCCTATGCTAACTTCAGCTTTGTCAATTTGTGAATGAAGAAACTCTAAAAGATCACTAGGTGCTTGCTCTTTGTTGCCTTGATAGCCTATGCCATTAGCCCCTACATTCTTTCTCTCTTGCAGTGATCTCATCTTCTCACTCATTTCTTGCAATTCTTGTTTTAATTGGGCAATCTGGCGTTTCAGGCTGGTTGCTCTGGTTTGATAATGTTCTTCTTGCTCCTGTAGGAGGGCTTGATAATACTCTTTGCCATAATTTTCCCCAACGATACCGGGAAGAGATGCATTTCCATCAGTCTGGGGGGCACATTCCAGAAggtacaaaaataatattaaactgCAGAGTAAAGCGAGACCCAACAGTAGCCAGTGGGTCCGGGTCTGAAGAATCAATCCTCTTCTAGGCATTCTTATTAATGTGGACTTGCCTAATGAGATGTGCTCTTTGCTTGTTCATACCTTTTGCGAAAggttataaaaaagtaaaaacaaaatcaggatTTCCATAAAAGGTACCAAAATGAATTTGGCTGTAgcttaaaaaatttcttccttcagcagtgaattctacttgcagaaatgagaaataatgCATATTTCTTATATTGTTACCATGATATCCAGAATAAGGAAATCTGATCTACACAATCAGATAAAATCCATGACATGGGTAGTgatttttctgaaagaaacagATCAGAATCAATCAGAATTTTGTTTCCTTAAGTATATCACACTGTTGACAGCTTCAGTAAACTTAGCTATGTGACTACCATAGACAGAGCACCAGGAGAGGCACTAATACAATACAGAATATTCAGTAAACGCTGGGAGaaagtattaagaaaaataccttatgaaacaataaaatatcacatgTAATACTTTCAACCAGAATATCTACACATCCATAACCTGAATGAATCAAAGAAACATTAAACTTATGTTTAGCATAGTTTGTGTTACAATAGATTCTATTGGTCCCTATTTGAAAATTACATCACGTATAACTCTTTATTGACGTAATATTTCAATTAACTCGCCATTTCCCACCTATAACATATCACCATTTGGGAGCTGAGTTtctataaaatgtttttgttatgtTGCTAATGGCTTTCTAGAGAgagatattttcttccagtttattcAGTTCAAGCATTCTACTTCATTAATTTCTATAGCTCAACTCAGTCAATCTAAGAGCCTTAAAATTAAGTTGGGAGGAAAAGCAATTGCAAAAGGTCACAGACATCTGGAAAATACACTAAGAAACATTTTTACATCCAAAGTCCTCCAGTAGATTATTTGAGCATTAGATCACATAATTCTTTCCACTGTATTACACAGCAACAGATTTCCTACAACTCTGGAAAGTATGGAgtctatataaagaaaaacaggaacaTATTTATCTACAGGGAAAGAAAATCCAAGAACCGtttataaatttacaaaattacATGCTATCGCTTATACCACAACCAGCTATGTGAGCTCTTCCATGTTTCTTTCTAAACTAAGGATCCTTAATTCTAGAAATAGAGAAGGTTAAACCTAGGAGACAGGAAGCAGGGAAGGCCTCCACTGCAGAGAGAACTTCTATTCTAATGAAGGGTTTGTCAAGAAGAATATGTGATACTACCGCCTGCTTTTAACAGAGTTGGTTTCTACCAGTGCAGCAGAACCTATGGAAGAAGGTCACTAGAGAACATCAGCCCTCGTCAGTTTCTTGGTGATTAGGAAAGCCTGGATgccttctgtgaaaaatgttgcaatgtgtgttttttgtggcacatatttatacaaaatgtaGGATAGATTCAAACTTCTTTTGGCTAGTGGATCACAATCAATGGACTTAACTACCCTTAGCCATTTATTACTTTAGTTAACCAAAAGATAACCAAGtatccttaaaattttaattcacaaGTTTTACTATGATGGCATCTGTTTTACTGCttataaatcttatttattttaagtgatatagaaaaaaataggaaaaaaaaattggtaccaTATCAAGAAAACTAAGTAAAAAACAAAGCTAGTATTAGTTCTAGGACTTTAACATGTCTCAGAACTGTAATTCTTAGCATAAGAAACCACTtcaatttcattgtttaaaagttaaaactcaGAGGTATCTCTTAACTATAAGTTATTACTAGCCCGTTTATagggaaaagaaagattaaaactaaaaatgtggGAACATAATCTTGAATCAGttaataaagttatatatatttaactataCTATATTCGAACTTGATAACAGAACTAACAGCATATAAGCTAAGTATGTCAATCTTATATTAATATGGTACctcatagttttttttctttatatagacAATGTATTTTAAACTGTGAGATATCACCCATTAATGGGTCACTACCAAAGGTTTACTTTTCAGTGAAATAGAACAGGAAATACTGGTGCATATCACATATAGTAGTAAATTTTGTgttgcaaatacacacacacacatatgcatgagCTATccacataaaatgtatttataagtgGGTTGTGATccaaaaatcttgaaaaatactGATTTACAAGGTATTTTAATACATTTCCCATGTCATCCTTTCAGAATAGTGTTGCTAGTATCTTCTTTTGTATAGGAAAAATAGGTTCAGAAATGATTTAAATGAGGTTATATAACTATTAAGTGGCAGCATTAAAGCCAAggtcttctttctccctcctttaagCAAAATACAGGTCTGAGATATCTTACATGCTTATCTTACAGCTGAATATCTTACAGTTGAATATTATAcactgaaatgaaagaaaagttgcTGTAATtactttgaagatttttttgatgtggaccatttttaaactctttattgaatttgttacaatattgcttctgttttatgttttttggttttttggccatgaggcatgtgggatcttagcttcccgaccagggatcaaacccgcaccccctgcattggaaggtgaagttttaaccactggacctccagggaagtccctgtaattattttagaatataaatgtTAGTTGCATAGCTCTGTGGTTGTTAAACATAAAAGATTCCAATTAAAGTCATATTTGCCTTTATGTTCCCTGAAGGGAACTCTTTAACAACATCCTAAAGAACTAGATTATGACAACTCTAAATATGTTAAGAATAGTATTAGAGAACACACCCATTTTCTGCTGTTACACCTTGACTGCCATCATTCTTTGTAGTCTGTTTGTATGATAAACCAGGTTCATTCATAACCCAGAGTTAATCCCAAGCAACCTTCCAAGCACCAACAGCAGATAGTTAAGTGTTCTGAGGAGAGAATGGGATACTGTGGAAATGGGCAATTGAGCTGTCAAAGATATGTAAAACAAAATCAAGGAGCTCAGAGTAGAAAGAAACGTTAGGAGCCATCAATTCTTAAACTCTAAAACAGACTAAAGAGACTTCCTCTTATAGCCAAGATCAAGTAACATGGACCAGATTTACTCTCACACTGGaaacaactaaaaacaaacaaaatcaattaaaaaaaccccacaaaccccaatatatgaaacaatgattTTCAAGATACTGAACATTAGGTAATAAAGTACACTGATCCTTGGAGGAACAAAAAACAAGTGATTGCACAGCTTTCTGCCTTAGTTTCCAGGCCATAGCACAGGGAGTCCCCTCCTAAGTAGAGCCCAGGTAACTCCCTGAGTTGATGAGGTGGAGCTGACAGTCTGAGGAGACCAAGGCAGCTAGGTTCAAAGGATATAGTACCAGAGGAGAGAGCTGGACAGGGAGAGAACTCCAGAGATCTCAAGAGGACACCCTTTGGGTGTGCAGCAGAGCACTGATAAGGGCAGGCATATGAAGAAACTAACTGAGGCTAAGGACAGAAGTACACAAAAAATTAGAAGACACAGAACTCGGCATTCAAACAGGGCCAAGAATAGTGACTGTTCCCACCAGACAAACTGGAAAACCTCAAAATTCATGGGACATTGGGTAGAGTACTCAAAAAGGTCTTGCCTCAGTAGTGGGAAATAATTAGCTCTAGACTAAACATCGGCCTGATCCTGCCAACAAACcttaaaagcaagacctgaaAAGTTTCCATATAACTGTACAACAAGCctcacaaatatttataggaatataaaaatatccagcatccagtaaaataaaattcaaaatgtttgCCCTCCAAACAAAAACGATCaggcatacaaaaaaaaaagaaaaacacaacccataatgaaaaaattaatgattgaaaCTGACCTAGAAATGACACAGATGCTGGAATTCacagaaaaggacattaaaacagttattataactgtatttaaaaagatattcatgTTCAAAAAGATAGGGAGACACACAGacgacattaaaaaaaagatccaaatTGAACTAAGGAGATGAAAACATCAATTTCTGAGACGAAAAATATACTGAATGGGATTAACAGCAGATATTTCAgaacaaaatattaatgaattgaACACATAGCAacagaaattattcaaaatgtagagggaaaaaataatgaaaaacatgaaTAGAGCACCTGGTAAGCTGTGTGACAACTTCAAGCAgcctaatatatatgtaattacaGTCTCCaaacaagggggagggggctaggggaaatattgaaagaaataaggctgaaaattttccaaatttgatgaactATCAACACATAGATCCAAAAAGCTCAACGAATACCAAATACAAGAGCCacaaagaaaactaaagcaaagCTCATGATAATCAAACTGCACAAATCCTACgataaacagaaaatcttaaagtggccaaaggaaaaaaaacacatcatacaaaaacaaaagacaaagagaatggagCAATGTctttaaagaactgaaaggaaaaatacgtCTACCTAAAATTCTACATTCAGAAAAAGTATTcaagaacaaagacaaaaaacttttttttagacattaaaaagctaaaagaattcatcaccatCAGACCTTCACTACAAGTcctttaggcagaaggaaaatgttaGCAGATGGAAATATGGATCTACACAAAGCAATGAAGAAACCAGAAATGTTAACTACATGGATAATTACaagatgtctttctttttttttggcgacactgcgcggcttgtgggatgttagttctaggaccagggattgaacccgggccacggcagtgaaagtgctgagtcctaaccactggaccgccagggaattccccaagatttctgttattatttaaattgctttcaaatataactgaatgaaatggacaaattcctagaaagacacaaactactgtaACTGACTCAAGGagaaatagtaaatatgaatAGACTTATAATGAGACtcaattagtaatcaaaaaactacccacaaagaaaagtccagaatCAGATGGTTTTACCAGTGAATTCAAACCAAGAATTAATAAGAATTAATACCAAtgcttcacaaactcttccaaaaaacagaggGAATACCTCCCAACTCATTATATAAGGCCAGTATTGTTGTGCTactaaaaccagataaagatatcaaaagaaaactacagaccaatattccttatgaatatagacacaaaaatcctcaacaaaatgttagcacaCTAAATCTATCAACACaaaacaccatgaccaagtgtgatttatcccaaAAATGCAAGGTGAATTTaccatctgaaaatcaattaatgcaatACACCAcatcaatagaataaaggacaaaacccATATGATTGTatcaacagacacagaaaaaacatttcacaaaatccAGCACCACTTCCTGATAAAACCACCCAACAAATGAGGAATAGAAGgcaacttcctcaacctgataaagggcatatataaaaaactcacagctaacttcatatttaatggtgaaagactgcatgctttccccctaagatcaggaataagaaaaggatgtctgctctcatcacttctattaaACATTGTATTGGAGGATGTTCTAgtcagggcaattaggcaagaaaacaaaataaaagacatttgaattgaaaaaaaagaggactatctctatttgcagatgatgtgatcttgcataaagaaaatcctaagaaattaGGAactcaggatacaagatcaatacacaaaaatcaactgcatttctatataccagcaatgaacaatctgaaaataaaattatgaaaacaatttgtttacaccaaaaagaataaaagtgcttaggaataattttaacaaaagaagtacaaagatcggatcaagatggcagaggagtaggatgtggagctcacctcctcccacaaatacatcaaaaatacatctacatgtggaacaattcgcacagaacatctactgaacactggcagaagacctcaaacttccaaaagggcaagaaaatctccacgtaACTGGGTGGgacataagaaaaaagaaaaaaaaaaaaaaaaagaaagaaaggaatcaggatgggacctgtgcccctggcagggagctgtgaaagaggaaaagtttctgCACACTGCGAAGTCCCCTTACTGGTGGGGAAATCATCCAGCACagagggggagcttcagagccttgGAGGAGAGCGTAGCAACCTGTTTGcaagggcaaagtggagagagacCTGCACAGATGGTCGGGGCCACCACccagcactccccagcctgagaggcttgtcatTCGtccactggggtgggtgggggctgggtgctgaggcttgggctttagAGGTCAGACCTGGTGAGAATACTGGGGCTGGTTGcatggagacagcctgaggggctAGGGTGTTGTGTGCCACAACTCAAAGAGTAAGGGAAGAAGCCTGgtcctgccagagaggcaaggcgCCATCGTTGGGGCGCATGAGGAGGAGGTCGGATGGCTGTAGGAGCTTCTTTCTCCACACATGGTCTCTGGTGGCAGGACACCTCCTACACAAGCTCCAGGACTGGGCACGAGCCACTGCTGCCATCTCTGACTCCAGAAGTGGGCGCAGACCATTGCCACTGGCAAGGGTCCTGCAAGTGGACGCTGGTTACTGCCTCCACCTCCCTGGGAGCATGTGTGGGCTATGCACCTGCACacccccctatcaaggggataatgggcAGCACATGCTGAGCAAAGAGACGGCaagcatccaaaccaaaaacagccctcaagccaaaaaaatattaaacacaagCTACACAGGGACACACCCGCAtataaatagccctccaagactacagtagataattgtttctcttaaactcacagagtaagaaaaatataagcaaaatgaagaagcagaggaatcactcccagttaaaagacccagagaattcccctgaaggaacaaacaatgaaacagacctctttaGTCTAACAGACAccgagttcaaaaaggaggtaatcaaaaaactgaagaaattaagaaagggTATCAACAGAAATgaagattactgtaaaaaggaactagaaattataaggaggagacaagaaaaattggaaaattcatttGCTGAGATGAAAGTTGAGCTAAAGGCAacgaatagcagaatgaataatgcagaagaaagaatatgtgatctggaagatagaataatggaaataacccaatcaaaacaacagacacgggcttccctggtggcgcagtggttgagaatctgcctgccaatgcaggggacacgggttcgagccctggtctgggaagatcccacatgccacggagcaactaggcccgtgagccacaactactgagcccgcgcgtcttgagcttgtgctcctcaacaagagaggccacgacagtgagaggtccgtgcaccgcgatgaagagtggcccccacttgccacaacttgagaaagcccacgcacagaaacgaagacccaacacagccaaaaataaataaataaataaataaataattaaaaaaaaaaaaaaacgacagaaagccaaatgaaaaaaaaaaacatgaaagtaaTATAAGAGACCTGTGGaataatataaagtgtgccaatCTACACATagtagggattccagaaggagaacaaagaaaaaaggggattgaaaatgtatttgaagaaattatggctgaaaacttcccaaacctaaagaaggaaacagatatgtgcaggaagcacagagggtcccaaa includes these proteins:
- the CSGALNACT2 gene encoding chondroitin sulfate N-acetylgalactosaminyltransferase 2 isoform X3 translates to MPRRGLILQTRTHWLLLGLALLCSLILFLYLLECAPQTDGNASLPGIVGENYGKEYYQALLQEQEEHYQTRATSLKRQIAQLKQELQEMSEKMRSLQERKNVGANGIGYQGNKEQAPSDLLEFLHSQIDKAEVSIGAKLPSEYGVIPFESFTLMKVFQLEMGLTRHPEEKPVRKDKRDELVEVIEAGLEVINNPDEDDEQEDEDGPLGEKLVFNENDFIEGYYRTERDKGTLYELFFKKADLMEYRHVTLFRPFGPLMKVKSEMIDITRSIINIIVPLAERTEAFAQFMQNFRDVCIHQDKRIHLTVVYFGKEGLSKVKSILESVTSCGHSLRVQLWPAILLESFN
- the CSGALNACT2 gene encoding chondroitin sulfate N-acetylgalactosaminyltransferase 2 isoform X1 gives rise to the protein MPRRGLILQTRTHWLLLGLALLCSLILFLYLLECAPQTDGNASLPGIVGENYGKEYYQALLQEQEEHYQTRATSLKRQIAQLKQELQEMSEKMRSLQERKNVGANGIGYQGNKEQAPSDLLEFLHSQIDKAEVSIGAKLPSEYGVIPFESFTLMKVFQLEMGLTRHPEEKPVRKDKRDELVEVIEAGLEVINNPDEDDEQEDEDGPLGEKLVFNENDFIEGYYRTERDKGTLYELFFKKADLMEYRHVTLFRPFGPLMKVKSEMIDITRSIINIIVPLAERTEAFAQFMQNFRDVCIHQDKRIHLTVVYFGKEGLSKVKSILESVTSESNFHNYTLVSLNEEFNRGRGLNVGARAWDKGEVLMFFCDVDIYFSAEFLNSCRLNAEPGKKVFYPVVFSLYNPAIVYANLDVPPPVEQQLVHKKDSGFWRDFGFGMTCQYRSDFLTIGGFDMEVKGWGGEDVHLYRKYLHGDLIVIRTPVPGLFHLWHEKRCADELTPEQYRMCIQSKAMNEASHSHLGMLVFREEIEAHLHKQAYRTNSEAVG
- the CSGALNACT2 gene encoding chondroitin sulfate N-acetylgalactosaminyltransferase 2 isoform X2 — encoded protein: MPRRGLILQTRTHWLLLGLALLCSLILFLYLLECAPQTDGNASLPGIVGENYGKEYYQALLQEQEEHYQTRATSLKRQIAQLKQELQEMSEKMRSLQERKNVGANGIGYQGNKEQAPSDLLEFLHSQIDKAEVSIGAKLPSYYRTERDKGTLYELFFKKADLMEYRHVTLFRPFGPLMKVKSEMIDITRSIINIIVPLAERTEAFAQFMQNFRDVCIHQDKRIHLTVVYFGKEGLSKVKSILESVTSESNFHNYTLVSLNEEFNRGRGLNVGARAWDKGEVLMFFCDVDIYFSAEFLNSCRLNAEPGKKVFYPVVFSLYNPAIVYANLDVPPPVEQQLVHKKDSGFWRDFGFGMTCQYRSDFLTIGGFDMEVKGWGGEDVHLYRKYLHGDLIVIRTPVPGLFHLWHEKRCADELTPEQYRMCIQSKAMNEASHSHLGMLVFREEIEAHLHKQAYRTNSEAVG